From Halobacillus sp. Marseille-Q1614, the proteins below share one genomic window:
- a CDS encoding TrkA family potassium uptake protein, whose amino-acid sequence MKKTFAIIGLGRFGGSICRTLSEQGVEVLAIDKSDEIIYEYKDLASHAVIADSTDKKLLQEIGIKNADHVIVAIGDDIQASLLTTLILKEMGIKTVTAKAITDYHGIILKKIGADHVVHPEIEMGKRIANKMISSSVLDYIELSDESSVVEVVIGKKMIGQTLGDLDVRAHFGINILAIKRAKEIFISPEPNKDLAKDDLLVIVGADDDIKRFRDHMLDND is encoded by the coding sequence ATGAAAAAAACATTTGCCATTATTGGATTAGGACGGTTTGGAGGAAGCATCTGCCGAACGTTAAGTGAGCAGGGTGTTGAAGTTCTGGCGATCGATAAAAGTGATGAAATTATATATGAATACAAGGACTTAGCTTCACATGCGGTGATAGCTGATTCCACAGACAAAAAGTTACTGCAGGAAATAGGGATTAAAAACGCGGACCATGTGATTGTCGCCATTGGGGATGATATTCAAGCCAGCCTATTGACGACTCTCATTTTAAAGGAAATGGGAATTAAAACAGTAACCGCGAAAGCCATTACCGATTACCATGGAATCATCTTAAAGAAAATAGGGGCGGATCACGTCGTGCATCCAGAAATCGAGATGGGGAAACGTATAGCTAATAAGATGATTTCATCGAGTGTACTCGATTATATCGAATTATCCGATGAATCCAGCGTGGTTGAAGTGGTGATCGGTAAGAAAATGATCGGGCAGACATTAGGCGACTTGGATGTTCGTGCTCATTTTGGGATAAATATTTTAGCTATTAAGAGAGCTAAAGAAATATTCATTTCACCAGAACCAAATAAAGATTTGGCAAAAGATGATCTTTTGGTTATCGTCGGGGCGGATGACGACATTAAAAGATTTAGAGACCATATGTTAGACAATGATTGA